From the genome of Bactrocera oleae isolate idBacOlea1 chromosome 2, idBacOlea1, whole genome shotgun sequence, one region includes:
- the Slimp gene encoding serine--tRNA synthetase-like protein Slimp, which yields MVHLFKSTAKYLLKNAPQLPVRRSISALYITGDKAQKNYAPLQPYMDFEGTLNNLGTLEKSIKARKLQINLDELKAKYVKFQSMKNQIKQTEAERESVSKTLKELNKVDTATKEEIEKLKEKGVSLRNVLKSLKTENYPIEEDFVHSFLNLPNQLHPQCPQGNVEKLLYRSSTPRCEEQRPTHLANKELIRFYNNNRYYLFGTPAEFDVYSMQALTNYYVKKGGFLQMANPDFARLVLLEASATPLEKYHLVKEEDLLSEVNRAYLTGGATFEGFLAAFARLLVLPKALPIPMVAPGRSYVKVANKEGQIDNLFTATQTNAVQTFVATKTAGEAEEQMHKILNLAVDFYKELGVHFQIIYEDASVLTNAECLRASIQMYSPAEQRYICVGNVSNYGDFVSKRIMFCIREQKGYAFPHLVSGNVLHVTRLIALLLENGVNLEDCKLLGDPDSEVKAANAAVNEFKDLFK from the exons ATGGTGCATTTGTTTAAATCTACTGCAaagtatttgttaaaaaatgcaCCACAACTGCCAGTTAGGCGAAGCATTTCCGCGCTGTACATAACCGGTGATAAGGCGCAAAAGAATTATGCACCACTTCAGCCGTATATGGATTTTGAGGGTACACTTAACAATCTGGGGACTTTGGAAAAAAGTATAAAAGCGCGTAAATTGCAGATAAATCTTGATGAATTAAAAGCAAAGTATGTGAAATTTCAAAGtatgaaaaatcaaataaagcaAACTGAGGCTGAACGTGAGTCAGTGTCGAAGACGCTAAAGGAGctaaataaa GTAGATACTGCCACAAAAGAAGAAATCGAAAAATTGAAGGAAAAAGGGGTGAGTTTGCGTAATGTcttaaaatcacttaaaacgGAGAACTATCCAATTGAAGAAGACTTTGTGCACTCATTTCTAAATTTGCCGAATCAATTGCATCCGCAATGTCCACAAGGCAATGTTGAAAAGTTGCTTTACCGCAGTTCAACGCCACGATGTGAAGAGCAGCGGCCCACGCATTTGGCCAATAAGGAGCTCATACGTTTTTACAATAATAATCGGTACTATCTGTTCGGCACACCAGCAGAATTCGATGTATACAGCATGCAAGCGTTGACAAATTATTATGTGAAAAAAGGTGGCTTCCTACAAATGGCTAACCCGGACTTTGCGCGTCTGGTGCTTTTAGAGGCGAGTGCAACACCGTTGGAAAAATATCACTTGGTGAAAGAGGAGGACCTACTCAGTGAGGTCAACCGAGCATACTTGACAGGTGGTGCAACATTTGAAGGATTCCTAGCAGCTTTTGCGCGTCTTCTTGTTTTGCCCAAAGCATTGCCAATTCCTATGGTGGCTCCTGGTAGAAGTTATGTTAAAGTAGCAAATAAAGAAGGACAAATTGATAACCTTTTTACTGCCACACAAACAAATGCTGTACAAACATTTGTCGCCACCAAAACTGCAGGCGAGGCAGAGGAGCAAATGCATAAGATCTTAAATTTAGCGGTAGACTTCTACAAAGAATTAGGTGTGCATTTTCAGATAATCTATGAGGACGCGAGTGTGCTAACTAATGCCGAATGCCTACGTGCAAGCATACAAATGTACTCACCGGCAGAACAACGCTATATATGCGTGGGAAATGTTAGCAACTATGGTGATTTTGTGTCGAAACGTATAATGTTTTGTATTCGTGAACAGAAAGGCTATGCTTTTCCACATTTAGTGAGCGGAAATGTGCTGCACGTAACGCGACTAATTGCATTGTTGTTGGAAAATGGTGTAAACCTTGAAGACTGTAAGCTACTCGGAGATCCAGATAGTGAAGTGAAAGCTGCGAATGCAGCTGTGAATGAATTTAAGGatttatttaaatag